The Paenibacillus sp. RUD330 genome has a segment encoding these proteins:
- a CDS encoding FadR/GntR family transcriptional regulator gives MKITQAKGHELVAEHMLEQIRSGAWQPGQRLPSVVELAESYGVGRSTIREAASALKATGWLDVRQGGGTFVKAVLPSDPKQGADQMFHNAGSLTELLEVRKVLEIGAVSLASARRAPDDLARLREILASMESSLEAGDTESGERADTEFHMAIVAASGNTLLAQMMESLAERFASSISQTRELWFYRERGTAQRLLGEHRRIYDAIEAGDAKLAEHVLGEHLNKVIEVLQGIKGRL, from the coding sequence ATGAAAATCACCCAAGCCAAAGGCCATGAGCTTGTAGCCGAACATATGCTGGAACAGATCCGCTCGGGCGCCTGGCAGCCGGGTCAGCGGCTGCCCTCCGTCGTGGAGCTCGCGGAATCGTACGGCGTCGGCCGTTCCACGATCCGCGAGGCGGCCAGCGCGCTCAAGGCGACCGGCTGGCTGGATGTGCGCCAGGGCGGCGGCACCTTCGTCAAGGCGGTATTGCCAAGTGATCCTAAGCAAGGCGCGGACCAGATGTTCCACAATGCGGGCTCTCTGACCGAGCTGCTGGAAGTCCGCAAGGTGCTGGAGATCGGGGCTGTGTCGCTCGCCTCCGCAAGGCGCGCCCCGGACGATCTGGCGCGGCTGCGCGAGATTCTCGCCTCGATGGAGAGCAGCCTCGAAGCCGGCGACACCGAGTCCGGCGAGCGCGCCGACACCGAGTTCCACATGGCCATCGTAGCCGCTTCGGGCAATACCCTGCTCGCGCAGATGATGGAATCCCTCGCCGAGCGCTTCGCCTCTTCCATCTCCCAGACCCGCGAGCTGTGGTTCTACCGCGAGAGAGGCACCGCCCAGCGGCTGCTCGGCGAGCACCGGCGCATCTACGATGCCATCGAGGCCGGAGACGCCAAGCTTGCGGAGCATGTGCTCGGCGAGCACCTGAACAAGGTGATCGAAGTGCTGCAGGGCATCAAGGGCCGGCTCTGA
- a CDS encoding FAD-linked oxidase C-terminal domain-containing protein gives MLDPAMARRLRDIVGEKHFKDDPEAKVAHSYDGTPMLQSLPDGVVYPDSTAQVSEIMKVLAEYRVPVVSRGSGSNLCGGTVPVQGGIVMVMHRMNRLLEVDMDNLTATVQPGMITAAFTEHIESLGLFYPPDPSSMKISTIGGNISECSGGLRGLKYGTTKDYVLGLEAVLANGEILRTGGKLMKDVAGYDLTKLLVGSEGTLAIITEATLKLVPPPAGKKTMLAMYKDLYGAARTVSRIIENKIIPATLEILDNPTIRVVDDFARLGLPRDMEAILLIEQDGDPEAVERDMEAIRLICEAEKADRVEVAQTREEAEKLVAARRSAFTALARLRPTTILEDATVPRSRIADMVLRIREIADKYGVSIATFGHAGDGNLHPTATTDARDAEEVHRVEQAFAEIFEAAIELGGTITGEHGVGVVKAPFLEWKVGASGIAVMKGIKDAFDPHHLLNPGKMFAGETRKRVVIDRG, from the coding sequence ATGCTGGATCCGGCCATGGCGAGACGGCTGCGGGATATCGTAGGAGAGAAGCATTTCAAGGACGATCCGGAGGCGAAGGTCGCCCATTCCTATGACGGCACGCCCATGCTCCAGAGCTTGCCGGACGGGGTCGTCTACCCGGACTCGACGGCTCAGGTGTCCGAGATCATGAAGGTGCTTGCGGAGTACCGCGTGCCGGTCGTGTCCCGTGGCTCCGGCTCCAACCTGTGCGGGGGGACGGTTCCTGTGCAGGGAGGCATCGTCATGGTCATGCACCGGATGAACCGGCTGCTGGAGGTCGACATGGACAATCTGACGGCAACGGTGCAGCCGGGCATGATTACCGCGGCGTTCACCGAGCATATCGAATCGCTCGGGCTCTTCTACCCGCCGGATCCCAGCAGCATGAAGATTTCGACGATCGGCGGCAACATCAGCGAGTGCTCGGGAGGCCTGCGCGGGCTGAAATACGGAACGACCAAGGATTACGTGCTCGGCCTCGAGGCCGTTCTGGCCAATGGAGAGATTCTTCGCACCGGCGGCAAGCTCATGAAGGATGTGGCCGGCTACGACTTGACGAAGCTGCTCGTCGGCTCGGAGGGCACGCTCGCCATCATTACGGAAGCGACCTTGAAGCTCGTGCCCCCGCCCGCCGGCAAAAAGACGATGCTCGCGATGTACAAGGACTTGTACGGCGCGGCCCGGACCGTCTCGCGGATCATCGAGAACAAGATCATCCCGGCCACGCTGGAAATTCTCGACAATCCGACGATCCGGGTCGTCGATGATTTCGCCCGTCTCGGCTTGCCGCGGGATATGGAAGCGATCCTGCTCATCGAGCAGGACGGCGATCCCGAGGCGGTCGAGCGCGACATGGAGGCCATCAGGCTCATCTGCGAAGCCGAAAAGGCCGACCGGGTCGAAGTCGCCCAGACTCGCGAGGAGGCGGAAAAGCTTGTCGCAGCGAGGCGCAGCGCGTTCACGGCATTGGCGAGGCTGCGGCCGACGACAATTCTCGAGGATGCGACCGTTCCCCGCTCCCGCATCGCGGACATGGTGCTGCGCATCCGGGAGATCGCGGACAAGTACGGCGTCTCGATCGCGACCTTCGGGCATGCGGGAGACGGCAACCTGCATCCGACCGCGACGACAGACGCCAGGGATGCGGAGGAGGTTCACCGGGTCGAGCAGGCTTTCGCGGAAATATTCGAGGCGGCGATCGAGCTTGGCGGCACCATTACCGGCGAGCATGGAGTCGGCGTCGTGAAGGCGCCGTTCCTGGAATGGAAGGTCGGGGCGAGCGGCATCGCCGTCATGAAAGGCATCAAGGATGCATTCGACCCCCATCATCTGCTCAATCCCGGAAAGATGTTTGCCGGAGAAACTCGCAAAAGGGTGGTGATCGACCGTGGCTGA
- a CDS encoding (Fe-S)-binding protein, producing MRCGFCLPACPTFRETGLEPESPRGRIALMKAVADGIMEPDKAFAEQMNHCLGCRACEPACPADVKYGQLLEQARDAIEDHADHSLPAKGVRRLFFKDVLPHRSRLKWLGRSLSFYQKSGLRQVARGTGIMKLFPPAMREMERILPEASGKGVVDRIGTVVPAKGEPIARVALFRGCIMDVLFSETNVRTAELLAEAGFEVVIPDNQVCCGALHAHSGELDQARGLARSNLDAFRDAGIRHIVSNAGGCGAQLAEYGHLMHGDEEYAELAVEFASRVVDVSQLLLGSGRLPAFTEQSGGVRVTYQDSCHLRNGMRSSGAPRQLIRQVAGASFVEMKEADRCCGSAGIYNVTQPEMAGQILEHKMEHANATEAAYLLTSNPGCLLQMKLGVQKHGDPAAMKVMHVVDFLHERMGEPASLSAAGKQG from the coding sequence ATGCGCTGCGGCTTCTGCCTGCCTGCTTGTCCGACCTTCCGGGAGACGGGGCTGGAGCCGGAGTCGCCCCGCGGCCGGATCGCGCTCATGAAGGCCGTCGCCGACGGCATCATGGAGCCGGACAAGGCGTTCGCCGAGCAGATGAACCATTGTCTCGGCTGCCGGGCTTGCGAGCCCGCCTGTCCTGCCGACGTCAAATACGGGCAGCTGCTGGAGCAGGCCAGGGACGCAATCGAGGATCACGCGGATCACAGCCTGCCGGCAAAGGGCGTGCGGAGGCTCTTCTTCAAGGACGTGCTGCCGCATCGCTCGCGCCTGAAGTGGCTCGGCCGATCGCTGTCCTTTTACCAAAAGTCGGGTCTCCGGCAGGTCGCGCGCGGTACGGGCATCATGAAGCTGTTCCCGCCGGCCATGCGGGAGATGGAGCGGATTCTTCCCGAGGCTTCGGGAAAGGGCGTCGTAGACCGCATCGGCACGGTCGTTCCCGCCAAGGGCGAGCCGATCGCACGCGTCGCCCTTTTCCGGGGCTGCATCATGGATGTGCTGTTCAGCGAAACGAACGTCCGCACGGCGGAGCTGCTGGCGGAGGCCGGCTTCGAGGTCGTCATCCCGGACAATCAGGTGTGCTGCGGCGCCTTGCATGCTCACAGCGGGGAGCTGGACCAGGCGAGAGGGCTCGCCCGGTCCAACCTGGACGCCTTCAGGGACGCGGGAATCCGGCATATCGTCTCCAACGCCGGCGGCTGCGGCGCGCAGCTGGCGGAATACGGCCATCTGATGCATGGAGATGAAGAGTATGCGGAGCTCGCCGTCGAGTTCGCTTCCCGCGTCGTCGATGTCAGCCAGCTGCTGCTCGGCAGCGGAAGGCTGCCGGCCTTCACGGAGCAGAGCGGCGGCGTACGTGTCACGTACCAGGACTCCTGCCATCTCCGCAACGGCATGAGAAGCTCGGGAGCGCCGAGGCAGCTGATCCGCCAGGTGGCGGGAGCCTCGTTCGTCGAGATGAAGGAAGCCGACCGCTGCTGCGGCTCCGCGGGCATCTACAACGTCACACAGCCGGAAATGGCGGGGCAGATTCTGGAGCACAAGATGGAGCATGCCAACGCCACCGAAGCGGCCTACCTGCTCACGAGCAATCCCGGCTGCCTGCTGCAGATGAAGCTCGGGGTGCAGAAGCACGGGGACCCGGCCGCCATGAAGGTCATGCATGTGGTCGATTTCCTGCACGAGCGCATGGGAGAGCCGGCAAGCCTATCGGCAGCAGGGAAGCAAGGATGA
- a CDS encoding GNAT family N-acetyltransferase, whose translation MLCHEDNSSMDELFRNYFESSLSDQSLLAWVAADDGVVISTACFCLCRFAPRFDNPSGLDAYMTNVFTTPAYRRQGIGSKLVREAAEDLKIQGIRKILLHSSDMAKQMYESLGFVEGKNYMSINM comes from the coding sequence TTGCTCTGCCATGAGGACAACAGCAGTATGGATGAATTATTTAGAAATTACTTTGAATCCTCATTATCAGACCAATCACTCCTTGCATGGGTCGCTGCTGATGATGGAGTAGTTATATCCACAGCGTGTTTTTGCTTGTGTAGATTTGCACCGCGATTTGACAATCCTTCTGGATTGGATGCATATATGACCAATGTCTTCACAACTCCAGCCTACCGTCGTCAAGGCATAGGATCAAAGCTTGTTCGTGAAGCAGCAGAAGATTTGAAGATACAAGGTATTAGAAAAATCCTGCTCCATTCTTCTGATATGGCTAAGCAGATGTATGAAAGTCTTGGTTTTGTTGAAGGGAAGAACTATATGTCAATAAATATGTGA
- a CDS encoding GNAT family N-acetyltransferase: MECRTEVSLGGNPEFYDFLTVKLKEFNNEQSLHHREKRKEGAVQPLHIMLTDEEGNWRGGLTAQVIWGWLEIGYFWLEEGVRGQGTGSDLLAQAETLARQMGASRSKVTTFSFQAREFYEKLGYEVVGEIKDYPPGNSYYFLVKMLQE, translated from the coding sequence ATGGAATGCCGAACGGAAGTTTCGCTGGGTGGAAACCCGGAGTTTTACGATTTTCTGACTGTCAAGCTGAAGGAGTTCAACAACGAGCAGTCCTTGCACCACCGGGAGAAGAGGAAGGAGGGAGCCGTTCAGCCGCTGCATATCATGCTTACAGACGAAGAGGGGAACTGGAGAGGCGGGCTGACAGCCCAGGTGATTTGGGGATGGCTGGAGATTGGGTATTTTTGGCTGGAGGAGGGGGTTCGAGGGCAAGGAACCGGATCGGACCTGCTCGCTCAAGCTGAGACACTTGCCAGGCAGATGGGAGCGTCGAGATCAAAGGTGACTACATTCTCATTCCAGGCGAGAGAATTCTACGAGAAGCTCGGATACGAGGTCGTGGGCGAAATCAAGGACTATCCTCCCGGCAATTCCTATTATTTCCTCGTTAAAATGCTGCAGGAATAG
- a CDS encoding proline--tRNA ligase has protein sequence MLQSNLLLSTLRDTPGEAEAASHRLLLRAGFIRQTAAGIYSYLPLGRKVLRKAEQIIREEMEKAGAQEVLLPALQPAELWRESGRYDAYGPELMRMRDRHDREFALGPTHEEIVTSLVRDEVSSYRRLPLTVYQIQTKFRDERRPRFGLLRGREFLMKDAYSFDTTPEGLDHSYQTMFEAYNRIFSRLGLDFRPVEADAGTIGGDGGTHEFMALASIGEDTIASCTCCGYAANLEKAEPGRKFADNAGPGRLLGNGSRATGAPASASMASEPEKIHTPGVKTIGQLTAYLGLPSSQILKTVLFEADGRIVAVVVRGDHEINELKVKNFLGADSVSLAEAGAVMRTTGAPVGFAGPVGLDIPVYADHDAAAVTDGVAGANEEDFHVRGVHAERHLGAAVVGDFRNAQAGDLCPKCREGSLVFHRGIEIGQVFKLGTKYSEKLGAAFLDAEGKTHPMIMGCYGIGVSRLLSAAVEQSHDENGIVWPAALAPFHVHVIPVSVKDEIQMALVDKLRLQLEEAGAEVLVDDRDERPGVKFKDADLIGIPARIVVGRDAADGKVEFVRRGSADKASLTAEEAAQRVLEMVQALRTGS, from the coding sequence ATGCTTCAAAGCAACCTGCTTCTGTCCACCCTGCGCGACACTCCCGGCGAAGCCGAGGCTGCCAGCCACCGGCTGCTGCTGCGTGCCGGCTTCATCCGGCAGACCGCCGCCGGCATCTACTCTTATCTGCCGCTGGGACGCAAAGTTCTCCGCAAGGCGGAGCAGATCATCCGTGAGGAAATGGAGAAGGCAGGCGCCCAGGAGGTTCTCCTGCCCGCGCTGCAGCCTGCGGAACTGTGGCGGGAGTCCGGCCGCTATGACGCCTATGGTCCGGAGCTGATGCGCATGCGCGACCGCCATGACCGGGAGTTCGCGCTCGGTCCGACGCATGAGGAGATCGTCACCTCTCTCGTCCGGGACGAGGTATCCTCGTATCGGAGGCTTCCGCTGACGGTCTATCAGATCCAGACCAAGTTCCGGGACGAGCGCCGCCCCCGGTTCGGCCTGCTGCGCGGGAGGGAGTTCCTGATGAAGGATGCCTATTCCTTCGATACGACCCCAGAGGGGCTGGATCATTCCTACCAAACGATGTTCGAGGCGTACAACCGGATCTTCAGCCGTCTCGGCTTGGACTTCCGTCCTGTCGAAGCCGATGCCGGAACGATCGGCGGCGACGGAGGCACGCATGAATTCATGGCGCTGGCCTCGATCGGAGAGGATACGATCGCTTCCTGCACCTGCTGCGGGTATGCCGCCAATCTCGAGAAAGCCGAGCCCGGACGGAAATTTGCGGACAACGCCGGGCCGGGCCGTCTGCTCGGGAACGGCAGCCGCGCGACGGGTGCACCGGCATCCGCCTCCATGGCATCGGAGCCTGAAAAAATCCATACTCCCGGCGTTAAAACGATCGGACAGCTGACCGCGTATCTGGGACTGCCTTCCTCGCAGATTCTCAAAACCGTGCTGTTCGAGGCCGACGGAAGAATCGTGGCCGTCGTTGTCCGCGGCGACCATGAGATCAACGAGCTCAAGGTCAAAAATTTCCTTGGAGCGGATTCCGTTTCGCTTGCCGAGGCTGGCGCGGTCATGCGGACGACGGGCGCACCCGTAGGATTCGCCGGTCCTGTCGGGCTGGATATTCCCGTTTATGCCGATCATGACGCGGCTGCCGTAACGGACGGAGTCGCCGGCGCGAACGAAGAGGACTTCCATGTCCGCGGCGTTCATGCGGAAAGGCATCTGGGGGCAGCGGTTGTCGGCGATTTCCGCAATGCGCAGGCAGGCGACCTTTGCCCGAAATGCCGGGAAGGCTCGCTCGTGTTCCATCGCGGCATCGAGATCGGCCAAGTATTCAAGCTCGGCACGAAATACAGCGAGAAGCTGGGGGCGGCCTTCCTCGACGCCGAGGGCAAGACGCATCCGATGATCATGGGCTGCTACGGCATCGGCGTCTCCCGCCTTCTGTCGGCAGCCGTGGAGCAATCCCACGACGAGAACGGCATTGTATGGCCGGCAGCGCTGGCTCCGTTCCACGTCCATGTCATTCCGGTGTCGGTAAAGGACGAAATCCAAATGGCTCTCGTGGACAAGCTTCGCCTCCAATTGGAGGAGGCTGGCGCGGAGGTGCTGGTCGACGACCGCGACGAGCGGCCCGGCGTCAAGTTCAAGGATGCCGATCTCATCGGCATTCCGGCGCGCATCGTCGTCGGCCGGGATGCGGCGGACGGCAAAGTGGAGTTCGTCCGGCGCGGCAGCGCGGACAAGGCGAGCCTGACCGCGGAAGAAGCGGCGCAGCGGGTGCTGGAGATGGTGCAAGCCCTGCGGACTGGAAGTTAG
- a CDS encoding gamma-glutamyltransferase family protein yields the protein MTFDPLYHPHPSYRLPAYARHGMVATSQPLAAQAGLDILKKGGNAIDAAIASAAALTVVEPCSNGIGGDAFALVWTEGRLHGLNSSGPAPASISIDAVKERGHSEMPRFGAVPVTVPGAPAAWGELSRRFGRLPLIEALEPAIRYAEEGFPVSPTAAYYWERAARIYRDRLTEDASRSWCDTFAPGGKTPAAGELWRSPGHARTLAAIGGSGAGSFYRGELAERMAAYVREEGGFLTAEDLAAFRPEWVDPIHVKYRGYEVWEIPPNGQGLVALLALNILGGMEFAPDSLLAPGALHRQIEATKLAFADGLKFITDPAHMNVAVQDLLSASYSDLRRGLIGPQARMPEAGEPSSGGTVYLAAADGEGNMVSFIQSNYMGFGSGLVVPGTGIALQNRGSDFSLDPAHANALQPGKKTYHTIIPGFLTRGGEAVGPFGVMGGYMQPQGHVQAVMNMVDFALHPQAALDAPRWQWHKDLSVSLEPHFPLAAAQALERMGHRITLESGFGSFGRGQIILRDPATGVLCGGTDFRTDGTVAGW from the coding sequence ATGACCTTTGATCCGCTCTATCATCCGCATCCTTCCTATCGTCTTCCTGCGTACGCGCGCCATGGAATGGTCGCCACCTCGCAGCCGCTTGCCGCGCAGGCCGGCCTCGATATATTGAAAAAGGGCGGCAACGCCATCGACGCCGCTATCGCTTCGGCTGCGGCGCTGACGGTCGTGGAGCCTTGCTCCAACGGCATCGGCGGCGACGCCTTCGCCTTGGTGTGGACGGAAGGCCGCCTGCATGGCCTGAACAGCAGCGGCCCGGCGCCGGCGTCGATCTCGATCGACGCCGTGAAGGAGCGGGGCCACTCGGAGATGCCGAGGTTCGGCGCCGTCCCCGTCACGGTGCCCGGAGCCCCGGCCGCATGGGGCGAGCTGTCGCGCCGCTTCGGCAGACTGCCGCTGATTGAGGCGCTGGAGCCGGCGATCCGTTATGCGGAGGAAGGCTTCCCGGTGTCCCCGACCGCGGCCTATTACTGGGAACGCGCCGCCCGCATCTACCGGGACAGGCTGACGGAGGACGCCTCCCGCTCCTGGTGCGATACGTTCGCTCCGGGCGGCAAGACTCCGGCGGCGGGCGAGCTGTGGCGCTCGCCGGGACATGCCCGGACGTTGGCCGCGATCGGCGGATCGGGCGCAGGCAGCTTCTACCGCGGCGAGCTCGCGGAACGCATGGCCGCATATGTGCGGGAAGAGGGCGGATTCCTGACCGCGGAGGATCTGGCCGCGTTCCGGCCGGAATGGGTCGACCCCATCCATGTCAAGTATCGCGGCTATGAGGTGTGGGAGATTCCGCCGAACGGCCAGGGGCTTGTCGCGCTGCTGGCGCTCAATATCTTGGGCGGAATGGAGTTCGCCCCGGACAGCCTGCTCGCTCCCGGAGCCCTGCACCGGCAGATCGAGGCGACGAAGCTCGCGTTTGCCGACGGGCTCAAGTTCATCACCGATCCGGCCCATATGAATGTCGCGGTCCAGGATCTGCTGTCGGCTTCCTACAGCGATCTGCGGCGGGGGCTGATCGGGCCGCAAGCGCGGATGCCGGAGGCGGGAGAGCCTTCCTCGGGAGGCACCGTCTATCTGGCGGCCGCCGACGGCGAAGGCAATATGGTCTCCTTTATCCAGAGCAACTACATGGGCTTCGGCTCCGGCCTCGTCGTCCCGGGAACCGGCATCGCGCTGCAGAACCGGGGCAGCGACTTCTCGCTGGATCCTGCTCATGCCAACGCGCTTCAGCCCGGCAAAAAAACGTACCATACGATCATCCCGGGCTTCCTGACCCGGGGCGGGGAGGCGGTCGGCCCGTTCGGCGTCATGGGCGGCTACATGCAGCCCCAGGGCCATGTCCAGGCCGTCATGAACATGGTCGACTTCGCCCTCCATCCGCAGGCCGCGCTCGACGCGCCGCGCTGGCAATGGCACAAGGACCTGTCCGTGTCGCTGGAGCCGCATTTCCCGCTGGCGGCTGCCCAGGCTCTGGAGCGGATGGGCCACCGGATCACGCTGGAGTCGGGCTTCGGCTCCTTCGGACGGGGGCAGATCATTCTGCGCGATCCGGCAACCGGGGTGCTGTGCGGCGGCACCGACTTCCGCACCGACGGCACCGTGGCCGGCTGGTAG
- the msrA gene encoding peptide-methionine (S)-S-oxide reductase MsrA, whose translation MTDSVPAPGLKQATFAGGCFWCMVQPFEDLPGIESILSGYTGGHTDNPTYDAVASETTGHAEAVRIVFDPDLFPYVRLLDIFWRQIDPTDAGGQFQDRGASYRSAIFYHDDEQRRLAEASRRELQSSRRFKGRIVTEIVPAGPFYPAEEEHQDYHRKSFGHYRLYRQASGRDEHAAKHWPALLPDGELRRRLSPLQYEVIRHGAQEPPYDNPYWNNKEDGIYVDAVGGDPLFSTMDQFDAGDGWPAFRRPLHEGLLRREADLSTSPPRIRLKARLSGSCLGHLLGETGSKQGGHYRINSAALRFVPKEELAPQGYAGQLALWDRFL comes from the coding sequence ATGACCGATTCTGTCCCTGCGCCAGGGCTGAAGCAGGCCACCTTCGCGGGCGGCTGCTTCTGGTGCATGGTGCAGCCGTTCGAGGATCTGCCCGGCATCGAGTCGATCCTGTCGGGCTACACCGGCGGGCATACGGACAATCCGACCTACGATGCCGTCGCATCGGAGACGACCGGGCATGCGGAAGCGGTCCGGATCGTATTCGACCCGGATCTGTTCCCGTATGTGCGGCTGCTGGACATCTTCTGGCGGCAGATCGATCCGACCGACGCAGGCGGCCAGTTCCAGGACCGGGGCGCCTCGTACCGGTCGGCGATCTTCTACCATGACGACGAGCAGCGGCGGCTCGCCGAGGCATCCCGCAGGGAGCTGCAGTCGAGCCGCCGCTTCAAGGGCCGGATCGTGACGGAGATCGTGCCGGCCGGTCCTTTCTACCCGGCGGAAGAGGAGCATCAGGACTACCACCGGAAGAGCTTCGGCCATTACCGGCTGTACCGCCAGGCCTCGGGAAGAGACGAGCATGCCGCGAAGCATTGGCCTGCGCTGCTGCCCGACGGAGAGCTCCGGAGGCGGCTCAGCCCGCTGCAGTACGAGGTCATCCGCCATGGCGCGCAGGAGCCTCCGTATGACAATCCGTATTGGAACAACAAGGAAGACGGCATCTATGTCGATGCCGTCGGAGGCGATCCCTTATTTTCGACGATGGATCAATTCGACGCCGGGGACGGCTGGCCGGCATTCCGCCGGCCTTTGCACGAAGGGCTGCTGCGGCGCGAAGCGGATCTCTCGACGTCGCCGCCCCGGATCCGGCTCAAGGCGAGGCTGAGCGGTTCTTGTCTCGGCCACCTGCTCGGCGAAACGGGCAGCAAGCAGGGAGGACATTACCGGATCAACTCCGCCGCGCTGCGGTTCGTTCCCAAGGAGGAGCTGGCCCCGCAAGGTTATGCCGGCCAGCTGGCGCTCTGGGACCGGTTCCTTTGA
- a CDS encoding metalloregulator ArsR/SmtB family transcription factor, which produces MNQDDKLAVLKALSNETRLNILCWLREPDKQFSAQPCEVQNEFPGSVCVGSIQEKAGLTQSVISSYLSSMQKAGLLESRRYGQWTYYRRNEQGIENFLAGFASDLQGIKN; this is translated from the coding sequence ATGAACCAAGACGATAAGCTTGCCGTGCTGAAGGCTCTCTCCAACGAGACCCGCCTGAATATTCTCTGCTGGCTCAGGGAGCCTGACAAGCAGTTCAGCGCTCAGCCTTGCGAGGTGCAGAACGAATTTCCGGGCAGCGTCTGCGTAGGCAGCATCCAGGAAAAGGCCGGGCTGACCCAGTCCGTCATCTCCTCTTATCTGTCCTCCATGCAAAAGGCGGGGCTGCTGGAGTCGCGCCGTTACGGCCAGTGGACATACTACAGGCGCAACGAGCAGGGAATCGAGAATTTCCTGGCCGGTTTCGCGTCGGATCTTCAGGGTATAAAGAACTGA
- a CDS encoding NADH:flavin oxidoreductase encodes MTLSKTAAALFQPFEGGKLNLDTRIVMAPMTRSFSPKGVPGPDVAGYYRRRAERSVGLIITEGTVINHPAAAADRDVPHFYGEEALAGWERVVREVHEAGGKIIPQIWHVGTAREREKFPESDAAPIGPSGLGLTGQPVSEPLTTEEIRELVQGYAQAAADAKRIGFDGVEIHGAHGYLIDQFFWETTNKRTDEYGGDLVGRTRFAVEVIEAVRAAVGPDFPIVFRFSQWKPVDYAAKLAPTPEDLEKFLAPLSAAGVDIFHCSTRRFWEPEFAGSDLNLAGWTKKITGKPTITVGSVGLDSEFTSLFAEGKGGEAQGIDSLIERFEKGEFDLVAVGRALLGDPAWAEKIRDGRTDELQTFTKEALGSLS; translated from the coding sequence ATGACTCTGTCCAAAACTGCAGCAGCGCTTTTCCAGCCTTTCGAAGGCGGCAAGCTGAACCTAGATACGCGGATCGTAATGGCCCCAATGACCCGCAGCTTCTCGCCGAAAGGCGTTCCCGGCCCTGACGTGGCCGGTTATTACCGTCGCCGTGCCGAGCGCAGCGTCGGCTTGATCATCACCGAAGGAACGGTCATCAACCATCCTGCGGCCGCTGCCGACCGCGACGTGCCCCACTTCTATGGGGAGGAAGCGCTGGCAGGCTGGGAGCGCGTCGTCCGCGAGGTGCATGAAGCCGGCGGCAAGATCATTCCGCAAATCTGGCATGTGGGCACCGCCCGCGAGAGGGAGAAGTTCCCGGAATCCGACGCTGCCCCGATCGGTCCTTCCGGTCTCGGCCTCACCGGCCAGCCCGTATCGGAGCCGCTGACGACGGAAGAAATCCGCGAGCTTGTGCAAGGCTACGCCCAAGCGGCCGCCGACGCCAAGCGCATCGGCTTCGACGGCGTGGAGATCCATGGAGCGCACGGGTATCTGATCGACCAGTTCTTCTGGGAGACGACGAACAAGCGCACCGACGAATACGGCGGCGATCTGGTCGGACGCACCCGCTTCGCGGTCGAAGTCATCGAGGCGGTCCGCGCGGCTGTCGGTCCCGACTTCCCGATCGTGTTCCGCTTCTCGCAGTGGAAGCCGGTGGACTATGCGGCCAAGCTCGCCCCGACTCCGGAGGACCTCGAGAAATTCCTCGCCCCGCTGTCCGCTGCGGGCGTCGACATCTTCCACTGCTCCACGCGCCGCTTCTGGGAGCCCGAGTTCGCCGGCTCCGACCTGAACCTGGCGGGCTGGACCAAGAAAATCACCGGCAAGCCTACGATTACGGTCGGTTCTGTCGGCCTTGATTCCGAGTTCACGAGCCTGTTCGCTGAAGGCAAAGGCGGCGAGGCGCAAGGAATCGACAGCCTGATCGAACGCTTCGAGAAGGGCGAGTTCGATCTGGTCGCCGTCGGCCGCGCGCTGCTGGGCGATCCGGCATGGGCGGAGAAAATTCGCGACGGCCGCACGGATGAGCTGCAGACGTTCACAAAGGAAGCTTTGGGCTCGCTCAGCTAA